The Arachis hypogaea cultivar Tifrunner chromosome 14, arahy.Tifrunner.gnm2.J5K5, whole genome shotgun sequence genome has a segment encoding these proteins:
- the LOC112741326 gene encoding microtubule-associated protein 70-5 isoform X2 produces MVTLGELNGEEEVPLVLHNPLVLEINGFQNQLIEKGKELATCQGEVKALRATEALKDKAIEELRNEVSKLDQKLRTTENHLKDKNLEIKKLTEEKKDALAAQYAAEAALRRVHLDEKDDDYIPFESVITPLEDEIKLYKNEIKALQEDKKALERLTKSKESALLEAERILRSALERALIVEEVQNENFDLKRQIEICQEENKILEKTHRQKIMEVEKLSQTIHELEEVILASGTTANAVRDYKRQISELQEEKRTLERELARVKVSANRVATVVANEWKDEKDKVMPVRQWLEERRIMQAEMQRLKEKLAISERTAKAESQLKDKLKLRLKTLEEGLKQFGESPKTEKSSILSFLATNSGLRSRSTSQPRGSSVGSSLFQKPSMKNNTDIAAGNLGQGGTTKRKHGSAENVLKKGIWARSKVGDSSEKENEMQVNNTGMNLDSCNNEREADDSKTKDDMVSGFLYDRLQKEVISLRKFCGVKESSLQTKDEEIKMLTKKVDALTKAMEVECKKMRREAAVREKEATPTKSEINRRNRSSTPLKGR; encoded by the exons ATGGTGACTTTGGGAGAGCTAAATGGTGAAGAGGAGGTTCCACTTGTCCTACATAACCCTTTGGTCTTGGAGATTAATGGTTTCCAAAACCAACTCATAG AAAAGGGTAAGGAACTTGCAACTTGCCAGGGTGAAGTCAAGGCCTTAAGGGCAACTGAAGCTCTCAAGGATAAGGCCATAGAAGAG CTGAGAAATGAAGTTAGTAAACTGGATCAGAAACTTAGAACAACCGAGAATCATCTTAAGGACAAG AATCTAGAAATCAAGAAACTGACAGAAGAAAAGAAAGACGCCTTGGCTGCGCAATATGCAGCAGAAGCAGCTCTTAGAAGGGTACATTTAGATGAGAAGGATGATGATTATATTCCATTTGAGAGTGTGATCACTCCTCTTGAGGATGAGATCAAGTTGTATAAAAATGAG ATTAAAGCACTGCAAGAAGATAAGAAGGCATTGGAACGGCTCACAAAGTCGAAAGAGTCGGCATTGCTCGAAGCAGAGAGGATATTAAGAAGTGCACTAGAGAGGGCTCTAATAGTTGAGGAAGTACAGAATGAAAACTTTGATCTGAAGAGACAGATTGAGATTTGCCAG GAGGAGAACAAAATCTTAGAGAAAACGCATCGCCAAAAGATCATGGAAGTTGAAAAGCTTAGCCAAACCATTCATGAACTTGAGGAGGTCATATTAGCTAGTGGAACAACTGCTAACGCCGTTCGAGACTATAAGCGACAGATTTCTGAACTGCAA GAGGAGAAGAGGACATTGGAGAGGGAGCTAGCAAGAGTGAAAGTTTCAGCTAACAGAGTTGCAACTGTTGTGGCTAATGAGTGGAAGGATGAAAAGGATAAGGTCATGCCGGTCCGGCAATGGCTAGAAGAAAGGAGGATTATGCAG GCCGAGATGCAACGATTGAAAGAAAAGCTAGCTATATCAGAGAGAACAGCAAAGGCAGAGTCACAATTGAAG gACAAACTAAAGCTGAGGTTGAAAACACTAGAAGAAGGCTTAAAACAGTTTGGTGAAtctccaaaaacagaaaagtctagCATCTTGAGTTTTTTAGCTACTAATAGTGGACTAAGAAGCAGATCCACATCACAACCAAGAGGATCTTCTGTTGGAAGCTCTTTGTTCCAGAAACCAAGCATGAAAAACAACACAGACATTGCTGCTGGGAACCTAGGACAAGGTGGAACTACAAAAAGGAAACACGGTTCTGCGGAAAACGTGTTGAAGAAAGGTATATGGGCAAGAAGTAAAGTTGGTGATAGTAGTGAAAAGGAAAATGAGATGCAGGTGAACAACACAGGAATGAACTTAGATAGCTGCAATAATGAGAGAGAAGCAGATGACTCCAAAACCAAGGATGATATGGTCTCAGGTTTTCTGTATGATAGGCTTCAAAAAGAGGTCATCAGTTTGAGGAAGTTTTGTGGAGTTAAAGAGAGTAGTTTGCAAACCAAAGATGAGGAAATAAAG ATGCTTACAAAGAAAGTCGATGCACTTACAAAGGCAATGGAAGTGGAGTGTAAGAAAATGAGAAGAGAAGCAGCTGTTAGAGAAAAGGAGGCTACACCAACAAAGTCAGAAATAAACAGAAGAAACAGAAGCTCAACTCCTCTCAAAG GGCGATAA
- the LOC112741326 gene encoding microtubule-associated protein 70-5 isoform X1 encodes MVTLGELNGEEEVPLVLHNPLVLEINGFQNQLIEKGKELATCQGEVKALRATEALKDKAIEELRNEVSKLDQKLRTTENHLKDKNLEIKKLTEEKKDALAAQYAAEAALRRVHLDEKDDDYIPFESVITPLEDEIKLYKNEIKALQEDKKALERLTKSKESALLEAERILRSALERALIVEEVQNENFDLKRQIEICQEENKILEKTHRQKIMEVEKLSQTIHELEEVILASGTTANAVRDYKRQISELQEEKRTLERELARVKVSANRVATVVANEWKDEKDKVMPVRQWLEERRIMQAEMQRLKEKLAISERTAKAESQLKDKLKLRLKTLEEGLKQFGESPKTEKSSILSFLATNSGLRSRSTSQPRGSSVGSSLFQKPSMKNNTDIAAGNLGQGGTTKRKHGSAENVLKKGIWARSKVGDSSEKENEMQVNNTGMNLDSCNNEREADDSKTKDDMVSGFLYDRLQKEVISLRKFCGVKESSLQTKDEEIKVYGLQMLTKKVDALTKAMEVECKKMRREAAVREKEATPTKSEINRRNRSSTPLKGR; translated from the exons ATGGTGACTTTGGGAGAGCTAAATGGTGAAGAGGAGGTTCCACTTGTCCTACATAACCCTTTGGTCTTGGAGATTAATGGTTTCCAAAACCAACTCATAG AAAAGGGTAAGGAACTTGCAACTTGCCAGGGTGAAGTCAAGGCCTTAAGGGCAACTGAAGCTCTCAAGGATAAGGCCATAGAAGAG CTGAGAAATGAAGTTAGTAAACTGGATCAGAAACTTAGAACAACCGAGAATCATCTTAAGGACAAG AATCTAGAAATCAAGAAACTGACAGAAGAAAAGAAAGACGCCTTGGCTGCGCAATATGCAGCAGAAGCAGCTCTTAGAAGGGTACATTTAGATGAGAAGGATGATGATTATATTCCATTTGAGAGTGTGATCACTCCTCTTGAGGATGAGATCAAGTTGTATAAAAATGAG ATTAAAGCACTGCAAGAAGATAAGAAGGCATTGGAACGGCTCACAAAGTCGAAAGAGTCGGCATTGCTCGAAGCAGAGAGGATATTAAGAAGTGCACTAGAGAGGGCTCTAATAGTTGAGGAAGTACAGAATGAAAACTTTGATCTGAAGAGACAGATTGAGATTTGCCAG GAGGAGAACAAAATCTTAGAGAAAACGCATCGCCAAAAGATCATGGAAGTTGAAAAGCTTAGCCAAACCATTCATGAACTTGAGGAGGTCATATTAGCTAGTGGAACAACTGCTAACGCCGTTCGAGACTATAAGCGACAGATTTCTGAACTGCAA GAGGAGAAGAGGACATTGGAGAGGGAGCTAGCAAGAGTGAAAGTTTCAGCTAACAGAGTTGCAACTGTTGTGGCTAATGAGTGGAAGGATGAAAAGGATAAGGTCATGCCGGTCCGGCAATGGCTAGAAGAAAGGAGGATTATGCAG GCCGAGATGCAACGATTGAAAGAAAAGCTAGCTATATCAGAGAGAACAGCAAAGGCAGAGTCACAATTGAAG gACAAACTAAAGCTGAGGTTGAAAACACTAGAAGAAGGCTTAAAACAGTTTGGTGAAtctccaaaaacagaaaagtctagCATCTTGAGTTTTTTAGCTACTAATAGTGGACTAAGAAGCAGATCCACATCACAACCAAGAGGATCTTCTGTTGGAAGCTCTTTGTTCCAGAAACCAAGCATGAAAAACAACACAGACATTGCTGCTGGGAACCTAGGACAAGGTGGAACTACAAAAAGGAAACACGGTTCTGCGGAAAACGTGTTGAAGAAAGGTATATGGGCAAGAAGTAAAGTTGGTGATAGTAGTGAAAAGGAAAATGAGATGCAGGTGAACAACACAGGAATGAACTTAGATAGCTGCAATAATGAGAGAGAAGCAGATGACTCCAAAACCAAGGATGATATGGTCTCAGGTTTTCTGTATGATAGGCTTCAAAAAGAGGTCATCAGTTTGAGGAAGTTTTGTGGAGTTAAAGAGAGTAGTTTGCAAACCAAAGATGAGGAAATAAAG GTATATGGCTTGCAGATGCTTACAAAGAAAGTCGATGCACTTACAAAGGCAATGGAAGTGGAGTGTAAGAAAATGAGAAGAGAAGCAGCTGTTAGAGAAAAGGAGGCTACACCAACAAAGTCAGAAATAAACAGAAGAAACAGAAGCTCAACTCCTCTCAAAG GGCGATAA